The DNA window AGACCCCGGTCTTTTAAGGTCATCGATGTAATCGGTTTCCATCATGAAACGCGTTCCCTCGCCAAGGGCTGTTTCAATCGCATTTTCACCCGCCAGGACGCTTGGGAAAATCCCATGTTTTTCGCATATTTTAACCATGGGAGGTGAAAAGTGCTTGACTACTTTTCCGTCAGGCAATCCCACGCTTTTTGCAATTCCCGCGATATGGGCTATCCCGTCCTCTGTCGCGCTTTCTGTATGAAGCTGCACTGCACATCCTGCATCTTTTGCAAGCTCAAAACCGTAGCGTATAATATCATTTGATGCATCCCATATTTTGGGCTCAACTTCATAATGAGGACGCCCAGATTTTAATCCAATGGCTCGTCCTTCAACCACATAATCGCGCGCAATCTCAAGCCCTCCCCTCATTATCTCAACAGAGCGCGAAAGGCCAAGGCGACCGTAGTATTTCGTCAGTTCTGCAGGATGCACGCCAAGAACCACAAAGACTTTCACTTTCTCAGCTTCCTGTGCGCGCCGGGCAATTTTGAGGACTTTATCGAACACCTTCCTGTAATCTTCGGGCGAGTTAATATCGATGCCCAGTGACCAGGGCGGGAGTGAGACCAAAACGAGATGCGTGCCGCCCGCGCGCGCGAATTCGCGGACCGCGTCGAGGCAGCGGCCTGAGGGGTTGAGGTGCATGTGGTTGTCGAGGATGGGGATGGTCAAGTTAAAATTCCCCCACGCTCATCTCCCTCGCCAGTCGCGTCGCCTCTTCCACGCA is part of the Candidatus Methanoperedens sp. genome and encodes:
- a CDS encoding metal-dependent hydrolase — encoded protein: MHLNPSGRCLDAVREFARAGGTHLVLVSLPPWSLGIDINSPEDYRKVFDKVLKIARRAQEAEKVKVFVVLGVHPAELTKYYGRLGLSRSVEIMRGGLEIARDYVVEGRAIGLKSGRPHYEVEPKIWDASNDIIRYGFELAKDAGCAVQLHTESATEDGIAHIAGIAKSVGLPDGKVVKHFSPPMVKICEKHGIFPSVLAGENAIETALGEGTRFMMETDYIDDLKRPGSVLGPKTVPRRTKQLIGRWGEDVFWKIHKENPEKVYGVEINI